Proteins from a single region of Schistocerca gregaria isolate iqSchGreg1 chromosome 3, iqSchGreg1.2, whole genome shotgun sequence:
- the LOC126356371 gene encoding fatty acid synthase isoform X2, whose amino-acid sequence MMKTENMPARFPEVEVHAPVGVRTVDTSTVNSVPNGHWNMDDDIVITGISGRLPESSNIEEFKQQLFEGVDLVTDDERRWPSGLYGLPTRTGKLKDLAHFDATFFGVHAKQAHVMDPQLRMLLELTHEAIVDAGVNPVDVRGSRTGVFIGVSDSESDEYWTADPEKVNGYGLTGCCRAMFPNRISYTFDFSGPSYAIDTACSSSMFALQQAMNAMRTGQCDAAIVGGVNLLLKPTCSLQFHRLSMLSPQGMCKAFDASGNGYVRSEAAVVIYLQKSSQAKRVYATIVNAKTNTDGYKTQGITFPSGEMQKKLVKEVYAEVGLNPSDVSYVEAHGTGTKVGDPQEVNAIADVFCKDRNSPLLIGSVKSNMGHSEPASGLCSIAKVVIAMEAGFLPANLHFKEPNPDIPALLDGRLQVVDKAIPWNGGLAAVNSFGFGGANAHIVLRSNPKPKTPAIQDGVPRLVTVSGRTDEAVSAFLEKIENSPRDDDLISLLHEIHATNITGHNYRGFTVLGGGSTLREISHFDGEKRPVWFVFSGMGTQWPGMGSDLLQIEVFEKAIRKCSEALQPEGVNLYDTIVNGTEATFDNVLNSFISVAAIQVALVDVLSSLGIHPDGIVGHSVGELGCAYADGTFTAEQTVLAAYWRGRSILESKLPRGSMAAVGLTWEDAKARCPPELVPACHNSADSVTVSGPPDAIAKFVKTLQAEGIFAKEVNSSGVAFHSRYIADAGPKLRKCLEKIIPNPKQRTSRWISSSIPESAWGTSLAQWSSAAYHVNNLLSPVLFNEALKFVPENAIVVEVAPHCLLQAILKRSLASTCTNVGLMKRGHKDNKEFLFSNIGKLYNAGLQPKLAQFYNKISYPVARGTPMIAPLIQWDHSSEWSVASFSGKGGSRSGECIIEIDLSKEQDTFLSGHAIDGRVLFPATGYLTLVWKTFAKLQGTSFEDLSVVFEDVQFHRATIMPKEGSVKFLVNIFDGSGSFELCEGGAVVVSGRIYVPEDPDHEMLNLPAPAKLSENKEMLPLTTSDVYKELRLRGYDYGGIFRGIAESDNRGVNGKLNWVNNWISFMDTMLQFSILGQNTRELYLPTRLQRAVINPKKHKQIVESFNEGIPVHMYRNINILKSGGIELRGLKASLAPRRQQTQAPPKLEQYTFVPYANVSKKEVTIEDGARVRQQALTVCLQIALENSGGALKMKVAEVADDRQPETLLAPVIIDILESEPILTVDMTVASANPDLFASAVEPLGVKMVTKNISSEPVDQNCHIVVGTGILQRPAGVLDNMVASLKEGGFILLEESRSVVESCRLPDGWELVARQDTGLHSFVLLRKPVVSDYAVQIQVTEKNFDWVEPLKSAMKQSETEGTKILVVCCGENQCGIVGMINCIKQEPGGNNVRCVFVQDEKAPAFSRSHEFYAAQLRKNLVLNVLKNGIWGSYRHMHLDSVLKDSATALQVEHAYINALTRGDLASLRWIEGPLTYYRPERFPGKELCHVYYAPLNFRDVMLATGKLPPDALPGDLAGQDCILGLEFSGRNSAGKRVMGMVAARGLATTVLADPGFLWEVPDKWSLEEAATVPVVYATSYYALVVRGQMRPGDSVLIHAGTGGVGQAAIAIALHMGCTVFTTVGSAEKRAFLKQRFPQLTDKNIANSRDTSFEQHVLKETDGRGVDLVLNSLAEEKLQASVRCLAKDGRFLEIGKYDLSNNNPLGMAFFLKNTTFHGILLDALFESDSVAKKEVFRLVTEGIKSGAVRPLPATVYSENQVEQAFRFIGSGKHIGKVVLKIRNEEADKHVKPITKLVPAIPRTYMNPEKVYILAGGLGGFGLELTNWLISRGATNIVLTSRSGIRTGYQSLCIRRWREAGIVVHISTADFSKEKGAEKLIKEATKLGPVGGIFNLAAVLRDAFMENQSAENFEAVCMPKVTGTKNLDKVSRQLCPELDYFVTFSSVSCGRGNAGQANYGLANSAMERLCETRQAAGLPGLAIQWGAIGDVGLILETMGDNDTVVGGTLPQRMSSCLATMDTFLQQPYPVLASMVLAEKKGRSTDAGSTVALLDAVANILGIKDVTTVSAQTSLADLGMDSLMGAEIKQTLERNYDLVLSAQDIRNLTFQRLSELSNSGVQGSVSDANGAAPADSAQVQFENLEELMPKDVLVQMPSKGTHGKKNAIFIVHPIEGVVTALRELASEVSQPVWGLQCTSEAPLDSIHELAKFYLEHVKKIQSKGPYTLCGYSFGACVAFEMALQLENAGEAVSLFLLDGSPSYVAAHTGNYRARKSLDRKGEECDALTYFVQLFADVDFQKTRQELMALPTWEARLQRSTEFLAGNVRYPAEQLAKAAESFYHKLMAADKYQPSAQYAGSVTLVRAKDNYVSLGDDYGLSKVCKKPVKIHSLKGNHREILFGDSAKKVADILCSSASQ is encoded by the exons TTGCTTGAATTGACACATGAGGCTATAGTTGATGCAG GAGTAAACCCCGTTGATGTCAGAGGATCAAGAACAGGAGTTTTCATTGGAGTATCTGACAGTGAGTCTGATGAGTATTGGACAGCTGACCCAGAGAAAGTCAATGGATATGGTCTTACAGGCTGCTGCCGTGCAATGTTCCCAAACAGAATCTCGTACACATTTGATTTCTCAG GTCCCAGCTATGCCATTGATACTGCTTGCTCCTCCAGTATGTTTGCTCTCCAGCAGGCTATGAATGCTATGCGCACAGGACAATGTGATGCAGCTATAGTAGGCGGTGTTAACCTGTTGTTAAAGCCCACATGTTCACTTCAGTTCCATCGGTTAAGCATGCTCAGCCCTCAGGGAATGTGTAAAGCATTTGACGCCTCAG GCAATGGATATGTACGCAGTGAAGCAGCAGTTGTAATTTATCTCCAGAAATCTTCACAAGCTAAACGTGTTTATGCAACAATTGTGAATGCAAAGACCAACACTGATGGTTATAAAACTCAAGGTATAACTTTTCCTTCTGGAGAAATGCAGAAGAAACTTGTTAAAGAAGTTTACGCAGAAGTGGGACTCAACCCTTCAGATGTATCCTATGTTGAGGCGCATGGTACAGGCACTAAA gTGGGAGACCCTCAGGAAGTGAATGCTATTGCTGACGTATTCTGCAAGGATCGCAACTCTCCGTTGTTGATAGGTTCTGTGAAGTCCAACATGGGTCACTCGGAGCCAGCATCTGGCCTATGTTCCATAGCAAAAGTTGTTATAGCTATGGAAGCAGGCTTTTTGCCAGCAAATTTGCACTTTAAAGAGCCAAATCCAGATATTCCTGCTCTCTTGGATGGCCGGCTtcag GTAGTTGATAAAGCAATTCCATGGAATGGTGGTCTAGCTGCTGTAAATTCTTTTGGCTTTGGGGGAGCAAATGCACATATTGTTCTCCGTTCAAACCCAAAACCAAAGACACCAGCTATTCAAGATGGTGTTCCTCGTTTAGTTACAGTTTCAGGAAGAACAGATGAAGCAGTTTCAGCATTTCTTGAAAAA ATCGAAAACTCTCCTAGAGATGACGACTTAATCAGCCTGCTTCATGAGATTCATGCTACAAATATAACAGGACATAATTACAGAGGCTTCACGGTCTTGGGTGGAGGTTCCACTTTGAGAGAAATTTCT CATTTTGATGGAGAAAAGCGACCTGTATGGTTTGTCTTCTCTGGAATGGGCACCCAATGGCCTGGAATGGGAAGTGATCTTCTCCAGATTGAAGTTTTTGAGAAGGCAATTAGAAAATGTTCTGAAGCACTACAACCAGAAGGTGTAAACTTGTACGACACCATCGTCAATGGAACAGAAGCGACGTTTGACAATGTTCTGAATTCTTTCATTTCAGTTGCAGCAATTCAG GTAGCGTTGGTGGATGTACTCTCTTCACTCGGCATACATCCTGATGGAATTGTTGGACATTCAGTTGGGGAATTAGGATGTGCATATGCTGATGGCACATTCACTGCAGAACAGACAGTTCTTGCTGCATACTGGCGAGGGCGCAGTATTCTCGAGTCTAAGTTGCCTCGTGGGAGCATGGCGGCTGTTG GTCTAACTTGGGAGGACGCTAAGGCTCGATGCCCACCAGAACTTGTTCCTGCTTGTCATAATAGTGCTGATAGTGTGACAGTTTCTGGCCCTCCTGATGCCATTGCTAAGTTTGTGAAAACCCTTCAGGCAGAGGGAATATTTGCAAAGGAAGTCAATAGCTCTGGTGTGGCGTTTCACAGTCGCTACATTGCTGATGCTGGCCCAAAGCTGAGGAAATGCCTTGAAAAG ATAATACCAAATCCGAAACAACGTACCTCTCGCTGGATTAGCTCATCAATTCCAGAAAGTGCTTGGGGGACATCTCTTGCACAGTGGTCATCAGCTGCCTATCATGTTAACAATTTGCTGTCACCTGTCCTCTTCAATGAAGCGCTAAAATTTGTTCCTGAAAATGCAATTGTTGTGGAGGTAGCTCCACATTGTCTGCTCCAGGCTATCTTGAAGCGTTCGCTTGCATCGACATGCACAAATGTTGGACTTATGAAACGGGGCCACAAAGATAATAAGGAATTCCTGTTCTCAAATATTGGAAA GTTGTACAATGCTGGACTTCAGCCAAAATTAGCTCAGTTCTACAACAAAATAAGCTATCCTGTTGCAAGGGGCACTCCAATGATTGCACCATTGATCCAGTGGGATCACTCTTCAGAATGGAGTGTTGCTAGCTTTAGTGGAAAG GGTGGATCTCgctctggggaatgcattattgaaaTTGATCTTAGTAAGGAGCAGGACACTTTCCTATCAGGACATGCCATTGATGGAAGAGTACTTTTCCCTGCAACTGGCTACCTG ACTCTTGTATGGAAAACATTCGCCAAACTGCAGGGAACTTCTTTTGAAGACTTGAGTGTTGTGTTTGAAGATGTACAGTTCCATCGAGCCACCATAATGCCGAAAGAAG GTTCTGTAAAATTTTTGGTGAACATTTTTGATGGCTCAGGAAGTTTCGAACTATGTGAAGGAGGAGCTGTGGTTGTCTCTGGGCGAATATATGTGCCAGAGGACCCTGACCATGAGATGCTAAATCTTCCTGCTCCTGccaagttgtcagaaaacaaagaaATGCTGCCATTAACAACTTCAGATGTTTACAAAGAACTGAGACTAAGAGGCTACGATTACGGTGGCATCTTCCGTGGAATTGCAGAATCTGATAATAGAG GTGTGAATGGAAAGTTGAACTGGGTTAACAATTGGATTAGTTTCATGGACACCATGTTGCAGTTCTCTATTCTGGGACAAAACACTAGAGAACTGTACTTACCAACTCGGTTACAGAGAGCAGTCATCAACCCTAAGAAGCATAAACAAATAGTGGAGAGCTTTAATGAAG GAATTCCTGTTCATATGTACCGCAATATTAACATCCTGAAGTCTGGTGGAATTGAGTTAAGAGGTCTGAAAGCCAGTTTAGCACCAAGGCGGCAGCAAACTCAGGCTCCTCCTAAGCTTGAGCAGTatacttttgtaccatatgcaaATGTAAGCAAAAAGGAG GTCACAATAGAAGATGGTGCAAGAGTAAGACAACAAGCACTCACAGTGTGCTTGCAGATTGCTCTGGAGAACTCAGGTGGAGCATTGAAAAtgaaagttgctgaagtggcaGATGACAGGCAACCAGAGACTCTTCTTGCACCTGTAATAATTGACATATTAGAATCTGAACCAATCCTTACT GTTGACATGACTGTGGCATCTGCAAATCCCGATTTGTTTGCTAGTGCAGTTGAACCACTAGGTGTGAAAATGGTTACCAAAAATATAAGCTCTGAGCCAGTGGATCAAAATTGCCACATTGTCGTGGGAACAGGAATACTGCAGCGACCTGCTGGTGTACTGGACAACATGGTTGCATCACTAAAAGAAGGTGGTTTCATATTGTTGGAGGAAAGCCGATCAGTTGTTGAAAGCTGTAGGTTACCAGATGGCTGGGAACTTGTTGCCAGACAGGATACAGGCTTACATTCTTTTGTTCTCCTGCGTAAG CCCGTGGTCTCAGATTACGCAGTTCAGAttcaagttacagagaaaaatTTTGATTGGGTGGAACCTCTGAAATCTGCAATGAAACAAAGTGAGACTGAAGGTACTAAAATACTTGTTGTCTGCTGTGGAGAAAATCAATGTGGAATAGTTGGGATGATAAATTGCATCAAACAGGAGCCTGGTGGTAACAATGTTCG GTGTGTTTTTGTGCAAGATGAAAAAGCACCAGCATTTTCAAGAAGTCATGAATTCTATGCAGCACAATTGAGAAAGAATCTGGTGTTGAATGTCCTCAAGAATGGTATTTGGGGTAGTTACAGACATATGCATCTTGACTCTGTTCTCAAGGATTCTGCCACTGCTCTGCAAGTTGAGCATGCTTACATCAATGCACTAACAAGAGGAGATCTTGCTAGTTTGCGGTGGATTGAAGGACCACTTACGTATTACAG GCCAGAAAGGTTCCCAGGCAAGGAGCTGTGTCATGTCTATTATGCACCTTTGAATTTCCGTGACGTTATGTTGGCAACAGGGAAACTCCCGCCTGATGCTCTGCCTGGTGATCTTGCAGGACAG GACTGCATTCTTGGATTGGAATTCTCTGGTCGGAATTCTGCTGGCAAGAGAGTGATGGGAATGGTTGCAGCCAGGGGACTGGCTACAACTGTGCTGGCGGATCCTGGTTTCTTGTGGGAAGTACCCGATAAGTGGTCCCTGGAGGAAGCGGCCACTGTTCCTGTTGTCTATGCCACG AGCTATTATGCCCTTGTGGTAAGAGGTCAGATGCGTCCTGGTGATTCAGTGCTGATTCATGCTGGTACTGGAGGAGTTGGCCAAGCAGCTATTGCTATTGCACTGCATATGGGTTGCACTGTTTTCACTACTGTAGGTAGTGCAGAAAAGAGAGCTTTCCTCAAACAGCGTTTCCCTCAG CTAACAGACAAGAATATTGCAAATTCTCGAGACACAagttttgaacagcatgttcttaAGGAAACTGATGGTAGAGGTGTTGATTTGGTCCTAAACTCTCTTGCTGAAGAGAAGCTCCAAGCATCTGTTCGTTGCCTAGCTAAAGATGGAAGATTCCTTGAAATTGGGAAGTATGATCTCTCAAACAACAATCCACTAG GAATGGCATTTTTCCTGAAGAATACAACATTCCATGGGATCCTCCTAGATGCTCTTTTTGAATCTGATAGTGTGGCAAAGAAAGAAGTTTTTAGGCTAGTCACTGAGGGTATTAAGTCTGGTGCTGTGAGGCCTCTTCCTGCCACTGTGTACTCTGAAAATCAAGTGGAGCAAGCATTCAG ATTTATTGGCTCTGGAAAACATATTGGAAAAGTTGTTCTAAAAATCAGAAATGAAGAAGCAGATAAGCATGTCAAACCTATTACAAAGTTGGTGCCTGCCATTCCCCGCACATACATGAATCCTGAGAAAGTATACATTCTGGCTG GTGGTCTGGGAGGATTTGGACTGGAGCTTACAAATTGGCTGATCAGTCGTGGTGCTACTAATATAGTCCTGACGTCACGCAGTGGCATTCGCACAGGGTATCAGTCACTGTGCATTAGACGCTGGAGGGAAGCTGGTATTGTTGTGCATATATCAACAGCAGATTTCAGCAAAGAGAAAGGTGCTGAAAAGCTCATCAAGGAAGCCACAAAACTTGGCCCTGTTGGAGGAATCTTCAATCTGGCAGCA GTCCTTAGAGATGCATTCATGGAAAACCAATCCGCAGAAAATTTTGAAGCAGTGTGTATGCCAAAAGTAACTGGAACTAAGAACCTAGACAAAGTTTCACGGCAACTATGCCCAGAGCTTGATTATTTTGTGACATTTTCAAGTGTATCTTGTGGACGGGGCAATGCTGGTCAAGCTAATTATGGTTTGGCCAACTCAGCAATGGAGAGGCTTTGTGAAACTCGTCAGGCTGCAGGACTGCCTGGTTTGGCCATACAGTGGGGTGCAATTGGAGATGTGGGTCTAATATTGGAGACAATGGGTGATAATGACACTGTTGTTGGTGGAACTCTGCCACAACGTATGTCATCTTGTCTGGCAACCATGGATACCTTCTTGCAACAGCCATACCCAGTACTGGCATCAATGGTATTGGCAGAGAAGAAAGGACGTTCAACAGATGCAGGATCAACTGTCGCACTTTTGGATGCCGTTGCCAACATTTTGG gcaTCAAAGATGTAACTACAGTAAGTGCACAGACATCACTAGCAGATCTTGGAATGGATTCGTTGATGGGTGCAGAGATTAAACAAACATTAGAACGAAATTACGACTTGGTATTAAGTGCACAAGATATTCGAAACCTTACATTCCAAAGACTCTCGGAATTGAGTAATTCCGGTGTACAAGGcagtgtttccgatgcaaatgGGGCAGCACCTGCAGATTCGGCACAG GTACAGTTCGAAAATCTAGAGGAATTAATGCCAAAGGATGTTCTGGTTCAGATGCCTTCCAAAGGAACACATGGCAAGAAAAATGCTATATTTATTGTTCATCCAATAGAAGGAGTTGTGACTGCACTTCGTGAACTAGCATCCGAGGTTTCACAACCTGTCTGGGGCCTCCAGTGCACTTCAGAAGCACCATTGGACTCGATCCATGAACTGGCCAAATTTTACTTAGAG CATGTGAAGAAAATTCAGTCAAAGGGTCCATACACACTTTGTGGGTATTCTTTTGGTGCATGTGTTGCATTTGAGATGGCGCTTCAGCTGGAAAATGCTGGCGAAGCAGTGTCGCTATTCCTTCTTGATGGCTCACCATCGTATGTAGCAGCACATACTGGCAACTACCGCGCACGCAAATCGCTCGATCGAAAGGGAGAGGAATGTGATGCACTTACGTACTTCGTTCAACTTTTTGCTGATGTTGACTTCCAGAAG ACAAGACAGGAGCTAATGGCACTGCCCACATGGGAGGCAAGACTGCAAAGGAGCACAGAGTTCCTCGCAGGTAATGTTAGGTATCCAGCAGAACAGCTTGCAAAGGCTGCAGAATCATTTTATCATAAACTGATGGCAGCTGATAAATATCAGCCCTCAGCTCAATATGCAGGAAGTGTCACATTAGTACGTGCGAAGGACAATTATGTATCGCTAGGCGACGACTACGGCTTGTCAAAG gTGTGTAAGAAACCAGTGAAGATCCATTCGCTTAAAGGAAATCACCGAGAAATCTTGTTTGGAGATTCAGCTAAGAAAGTTGCGGACATTTTATGTTCAAGTGCGTCACAGTAG